A section of the Polyodon spathula isolate WHYD16114869_AA chromosome 29, ASM1765450v1, whole genome shotgun sequence genome encodes:
- the LOC121302334 gene encoding phospholipase DDHD2-like isoform X2 → MMDMEPGAQVTDNIPADHIGGTRPEDATILEQAEGDSDSTKQKLLAGGSCRVSEPDTESQAANCAPERTMDPDIESQSTRSHYTMSWDPQPQGELASPAGAEPAEALKIQTRDNTNPLGSHQSKLNNHTDSSANAQSQPQTAPEQVTKMSAGDQAEASPSSTSSFEIIDMDTVLSQYEPVQPHWFYCKRTDSKDTWLPFSRADSQKLEEAYNSGEDPKSIVVATEGERYDVHLAERMQYPVYWEQAATEVRRCRWFYKGDKDSKFLPYPEDFSEQLEEVYMIAVTLDEWKKKLEFPTGETVILHNPKLIMQYQSIGLQEDWVSSPPEQTGPRTVKRGIENIAVEIPEGEPEQVDHLVFMVHGIGPACDLRFRSIIQCVNDFRSASLSLLQTHFRKAHEEELVGRVEFLPVNWHSALHGDATGVDSDIQRITLPSISRLRHFTNDTLLDLFFYNSPTYAQTIVDTVSSEVNRLHSLFLQRNPQFRGAVSVAGHSLGSLILFDLLTNQKCTQDISSTEEVKVRSAFRRDEAQSLDEALQKMGLSEYISVFRKEQLDMGSLALCSESDLKEIGVPLGPRKKILSFMKKRALQQESSVKAQLQTDSLQGPRVECGSLESEALSTGGNPPILRPLSSSSVSPVDYEYFDVGIGQVSISYPQLAFEPQTFFAFGSPIGMFLTVRGLKRIDPNYRFPTCKSFYNIYHPFDPVAYRIEPMIVSDMEIEPMLIPHHKGRKRMHLELKESLTRMSTDLKNNLMGSLRTAWQSFTRLPIPALPPQAEGETAAKIQPLEKDAERVKVKKSKSLFWKNVLDWPKIMFFKFTQGDRTEEPYSPSKQDEEEHIKIGMLNGGRRIDYVLQEKPIESFNEYLFALQSHLCYWESEDTALLVLKEIYQALGIRLQNPQQY, encoded by the exons ATGATGGACATGGAGCCAGGCGCACAGGTTACCGATAACATCCCGGCAGATCATATAGGTGGTACTCGTCCAGAAGATGCAACGATCCTGGAGCAGGCAGAAGGAGACAGCGActccacaaaacaaaaattattagcAG GAGGGTCATGTCGTGTTTCAGAGCCTGACACAGAGAGCCAAGCTGCTAACTGCGCTCCAGAGCGAACTATGGACCCAGACATAGAGTCACAAAGCACCAGATCCCATTATACTATGTCCTGGGATCCTCAGCCCCAAGGTGAGCTCGCCAGTCCTGCAGGAGCAGAGCCAGCTGAAGCACTCAAGATCCAGACTCGAGACAACACTAATCCACTTGGCTCTCACCAGAGCAAACTGAATAATCACACTGACTCTTCAGCTAATGCACAAAGCCAACCGCAGACAGCACCTGAGCAG gTGACAAAGATGTCTGCAGGGGACCAGGCTGAAGCCTCTCCGTCTTCCACCAGCTCTTTTGAAATCATTGACATGGACACCGTGCTGTCCCAGTATGAACCTGTCCAGCCCCACTGGTTCTATTGCAAGCGGACAGACTCCAAAGACACCTGGCTGCCGTTCAGCAGGGCAGATTCTCAGAAGCTCGAGGAAGCTTATAACTCCG GGGAGGACCCAAAGAGTATAGTCGTTGCCACAGAGGGGGAGCGGTATGATGTGCATCTGGCAGAGAGGATGCAGTACCCGGTCTACTGGGAGCAAGCAGCTACGGAGGTCAGGAGGTGCAGGTGGTTTTATAAAGGAGACAAAGATAGCAAGTTCCTCCCCTACCCTGAGGACTTCAGTGAGCAGTTAGAG GAGGTGTACATGATTGCAGTGACACTGGATGAGTGGAAGAAGAAGCTGGAGTTTCCTACAGGAGAGACAGTTATTCTGCACAACCCAAAG CTAATAATGCAGTACCAGTCAATTGGGCTGCAGGAAGATTGGGTGTCTTCTCCCCCAGAGCAGACTGGTCCCAGGACCGTGAAGCGGGGGATTGAGAACATTGCTGTCGAAATCCCTGAAG gagaaCCTGAACAAGTGGACCACTTAGTCTTCATGGTTCATGGAATCGGGCCAGCCTGTGATCTTCGTTTTAGAAGCATCATTCAGTGTG TGAATGACTTCCGGAGTGCATCTCTCAGCCTGCTGCAAACACACTTCAGGAAAGCGCACGAAGAGGAGCTGGTCGGCCGGGTGGAGTTCCTTCCTGTCAACTGGCACAGCGCCCTTCACGGGGATGCCACAGGAGTCGACAG TGACATTCAAAGGATAACGCTGCCTAGCATCAGCAGACTGCGGCACTTCACCAATGACACGCTGCTGGACCTGTTCTTCTATAATAGCCCCACCTACGCCCAGACCATCGTGGACACGGTCTCCTCGGAGGTGAACCGCCTCCACAGCCTCTTCCTCCAGAGGAACCCGCAATTCAGAGGGGCCGTGTCTGTGGCAGGGCACAGCCTAG GTTCTCTGATCCTCTTTGACCTTCTAACTAACCAAAAGTGTACTCAAGACATTAGTAGCACTGAAGAG GTGAAAGTAAGAAGTGCCTTTCGCAGAGATGAAGCTCAAAGCCTTGATGAAGCTCTTCAGAAGATGGGGCTGTCGGAGTATATCAGTGTATTCAGAAAAGAGCAGCTGGACATGGGGTCCCTG GCCTTGTGTTCAGAGAGCGATTTAAAGGAAATTGGAGTTCCTCTGGGACccagaaaaaaaatcctcagcTTTATGAAGAAAAGAGCTCTTCAGCAG GAGAGCAGTGTAAAAGCCCAGCTGCAGACGGACAGTCTCCAGGGACCCAGAGTAGAGTGTGGCTCCCTGGAGTCTGAGGCACTCAGCACAGGGGGGAACCCGCCCATCCTGAGACCCCTCTCCAGCAGCAGCGTCAGCCCAGTGGACTATGAGTACTTTGATGTGGGGATCGGACAG GTTTCCATCAGTTACCCCCAACTGGCTTTTGAACCTCAGACCTTCTTTGCCTTTGGCTCGCCCATTGGCATGTTCCTTACAGTGCGGGGGCTCAAGAGAATCGACCCCAACTATAGGTTCCCTACCTGCAAGAGCTTCTACAACATTTACCATCCT tTTGACCCAGTGGCCTACAGAATTGAGCCGATGATTGTCTCTGACATGGAGATCGAACCCATGCTGATACCGCATCACAAAGGCAGGAAAAGAATGCACCTTG AGCTGAAGGAAAGCCTGACTCGTATGAGCACAGACTTGAAGAACAACTTGATGGGCTCTTTGCGTACAGCCTGGCAGTCCTTCACCCGGCTCCCCATCCCTGCACTGCCCCCGCAGGCAGAGGGAGAAACTGCAGCCAAGATCCAACCCCTGGAAAAAGACG CAGAAAGGGTTAAAGTGAAAAAGTCCAAGTCTCTTTTTTGGAAAAATGTACTGGACTGgcctaaaataatgttttttaaattcaccCAAG GCGATAGAACAGAAGAGCCCTACAGCCCCTCGAAGCAGGACGAAGAAGAGCATATAAAGATTGGGATGCTGAACGGAGGCCGACGCATTGACTATGTCCTGCAAGAGAAACCCATCGAGAGTTTTAATGAGTATCTGTTTGCGCTCCAGAGTCACCTCTGCTACTG GGAATCTGAAGATACAGCTTTGCTAGTCCTCAAGGAGATCTACCAGGCCCTGGGAATCCGCTTGCAGAACCCTCAGCAATATTAA
- the LOC121302334 gene encoding phospholipase DDHD2-like isoform X3: MMDMEPGAQVTDNIPADHIGGTRPEDATILEQAEGDSDSTKQKLLAGGSCRVSEPDTESQAANCAPERTMDPDIESQSTRSHYTMSWDPQPQGELASPAGAEPAEALKIQTRDNTNPLGSHQSKLNNHTDSSANAQSQPQTAPEQVTKMSAGDQAEASPSSTSSFEIIDMDTVLSQYEPVQPHWFYCKRTDSKDTWLPFSRADSQKLEEAYNSGEDPKSIVVATEGERYDVHLAERMQYPVYWEQAATEVRRCRWFYKGDKDSKFLPYPEDFSEQLEEVYMIAVTLDEWKKKLEFPTGETVILHNPKLIMQYQSIGLQEDWVSSPPEQTGPRTVKRGIENIAVEIPEGEPEQVDHLVFMVHGIGPACDLRFRSIIQCVNDFRSASLSLLQTHFRKAHEEELVGRVEFLPVNWHSALHGDATGVDSDIQRITLPSISRLRHFTNDTLLDLFFYNSPTYAQTIVDTVSSEVNRLHSLFLQRNPQFRGAVSVAGHSLGSLILFDLLTNQKCTQDISSTEEVKVRSAFRRDEAQSLDEALQKMGLSEYISVFRKEQLDMGSLALCSESDLKEIGVPLGPRKKILSFMKKRALQQESSVKAQLQTDSLQGPRVECGSLESEALSTGGNPPILRPLSSSSVSPVDYEYFDVGIGQLNLGTGTGQVSISYPQLAFEPQTFFAFGSPIGMFLTVRGLKRIDPNYRFPTCKSFYNIYHPFDPVAYRIEPMIVSDMEIEPMLIPHHKGRKRMHLELKESLTRMSTDLKNNLMGSLRTAWQSFTRLPIPALPPQAEGETAAKIQPLEKDGDRTEEPYSPSKQDEEEHIKIGMLNGGRRIDYVLQEKPIESFNEYLFALQSHLCYWESEDTALLVLKEIYQALGIRLQNPQQY, encoded by the exons ATGATGGACATGGAGCCAGGCGCACAGGTTACCGATAACATCCCGGCAGATCATATAGGTGGTACTCGTCCAGAAGATGCAACGATCCTGGAGCAGGCAGAAGGAGACAGCGActccacaaaacaaaaattattagcAG GAGGGTCATGTCGTGTTTCAGAGCCTGACACAGAGAGCCAAGCTGCTAACTGCGCTCCAGAGCGAACTATGGACCCAGACATAGAGTCACAAAGCACCAGATCCCATTATACTATGTCCTGGGATCCTCAGCCCCAAGGTGAGCTCGCCAGTCCTGCAGGAGCAGAGCCAGCTGAAGCACTCAAGATCCAGACTCGAGACAACACTAATCCACTTGGCTCTCACCAGAGCAAACTGAATAATCACACTGACTCTTCAGCTAATGCACAAAGCCAACCGCAGACAGCACCTGAGCAG gTGACAAAGATGTCTGCAGGGGACCAGGCTGAAGCCTCTCCGTCTTCCACCAGCTCTTTTGAAATCATTGACATGGACACCGTGCTGTCCCAGTATGAACCTGTCCAGCCCCACTGGTTCTATTGCAAGCGGACAGACTCCAAAGACACCTGGCTGCCGTTCAGCAGGGCAGATTCTCAGAAGCTCGAGGAAGCTTATAACTCCG GGGAGGACCCAAAGAGTATAGTCGTTGCCACAGAGGGGGAGCGGTATGATGTGCATCTGGCAGAGAGGATGCAGTACCCGGTCTACTGGGAGCAAGCAGCTACGGAGGTCAGGAGGTGCAGGTGGTTTTATAAAGGAGACAAAGATAGCAAGTTCCTCCCCTACCCTGAGGACTTCAGTGAGCAGTTAGAG GAGGTGTACATGATTGCAGTGACACTGGATGAGTGGAAGAAGAAGCTGGAGTTTCCTACAGGAGAGACAGTTATTCTGCACAACCCAAAG CTAATAATGCAGTACCAGTCAATTGGGCTGCAGGAAGATTGGGTGTCTTCTCCCCCAGAGCAGACTGGTCCCAGGACCGTGAAGCGGGGGATTGAGAACATTGCTGTCGAAATCCCTGAAG gagaaCCTGAACAAGTGGACCACTTAGTCTTCATGGTTCATGGAATCGGGCCAGCCTGTGATCTTCGTTTTAGAAGCATCATTCAGTGTG TGAATGACTTCCGGAGTGCATCTCTCAGCCTGCTGCAAACACACTTCAGGAAAGCGCACGAAGAGGAGCTGGTCGGCCGGGTGGAGTTCCTTCCTGTCAACTGGCACAGCGCCCTTCACGGGGATGCCACAGGAGTCGACAG TGACATTCAAAGGATAACGCTGCCTAGCATCAGCAGACTGCGGCACTTCACCAATGACACGCTGCTGGACCTGTTCTTCTATAATAGCCCCACCTACGCCCAGACCATCGTGGACACGGTCTCCTCGGAGGTGAACCGCCTCCACAGCCTCTTCCTCCAGAGGAACCCGCAATTCAGAGGGGCCGTGTCTGTGGCAGGGCACAGCCTAG GTTCTCTGATCCTCTTTGACCTTCTAACTAACCAAAAGTGTACTCAAGACATTAGTAGCACTGAAGAG GTGAAAGTAAGAAGTGCCTTTCGCAGAGATGAAGCTCAAAGCCTTGATGAAGCTCTTCAGAAGATGGGGCTGTCGGAGTATATCAGTGTATTCAGAAAAGAGCAGCTGGACATGGGGTCCCTG GCCTTGTGTTCAGAGAGCGATTTAAAGGAAATTGGAGTTCCTCTGGGACccagaaaaaaaatcctcagcTTTATGAAGAAAAGAGCTCTTCAGCAG GAGAGCAGTGTAAAAGCCCAGCTGCAGACGGACAGTCTCCAGGGACCCAGAGTAGAGTGTGGCTCCCTGGAGTCTGAGGCACTCAGCACAGGGGGGAACCCGCCCATCCTGAGACCCCTCTCCAGCAGCAGCGTCAGCCCAGTGGACTATGAGTACTTTGATGTGGGGATCGGACAG CTGAACTTGGGAACTGGCACAGGGCAG GTTTCCATCAGTTACCCCCAACTGGCTTTTGAACCTCAGACCTTCTTTGCCTTTGGCTCGCCCATTGGCATGTTCCTTACAGTGCGGGGGCTCAAGAGAATCGACCCCAACTATAGGTTCCCTACCTGCAAGAGCTTCTACAACATTTACCATCCT tTTGACCCAGTGGCCTACAGAATTGAGCCGATGATTGTCTCTGACATGGAGATCGAACCCATGCTGATACCGCATCACAAAGGCAGGAAAAGAATGCACCTTG AGCTGAAGGAAAGCCTGACTCGTATGAGCACAGACTTGAAGAACAACTTGATGGGCTCTTTGCGTACAGCCTGGCAGTCCTTCACCCGGCTCCCCATCCCTGCACTGCCCCCGCAGGCAGAGGGAGAAACTGCAGCCAAGATCCAACCCCTGGAAAAAGACG GCGATAGAACAGAAGAGCCCTACAGCCCCTCGAAGCAGGACGAAGAAGAGCATATAAAGATTGGGATGCTGAACGGAGGCCGACGCATTGACTATGTCCTGCAAGAGAAACCCATCGAGAGTTTTAATGAGTATCTGTTTGCGCTCCAGAGTCACCTCTGCTACTG GGAATCTGAAGATACAGCTTTGCTAGTCCTCAAGGAGATCTACCAGGCCCTGGGAATCCGCTTGCAGAACCCTCAGCAATATTAA
- the LOC121302334 gene encoding phospholipase DDHD2-like isoform X1 → MMDMEPGAQVTDNIPADHIGGTRPEDATILEQAEGDSDSTKQKLLAGGSCRVSEPDTESQAANCAPERTMDPDIESQSTRSHYTMSWDPQPQGELASPAGAEPAEALKIQTRDNTNPLGSHQSKLNNHTDSSANAQSQPQTAPEQVTKMSAGDQAEASPSSTSSFEIIDMDTVLSQYEPVQPHWFYCKRTDSKDTWLPFSRADSQKLEEAYNSGEDPKSIVVATEGERYDVHLAERMQYPVYWEQAATEVRRCRWFYKGDKDSKFLPYPEDFSEQLEEVYMIAVTLDEWKKKLEFPTGETVILHNPKLIMQYQSIGLQEDWVSSPPEQTGPRTVKRGIENIAVEIPEGEPEQVDHLVFMVHGIGPACDLRFRSIIQCVNDFRSASLSLLQTHFRKAHEEELVGRVEFLPVNWHSALHGDATGVDSDIQRITLPSISRLRHFTNDTLLDLFFYNSPTYAQTIVDTVSSEVNRLHSLFLQRNPQFRGAVSVAGHSLGSLILFDLLTNQKCTQDISSTEEVKVRSAFRRDEAQSLDEALQKMGLSEYISVFRKEQLDMGSLALCSESDLKEIGVPLGPRKKILSFMKKRALQQESSVKAQLQTDSLQGPRVECGSLESEALSTGGNPPILRPLSSSSVSPVDYEYFDVGIGQLNLGTGTGQVSISYPQLAFEPQTFFAFGSPIGMFLTVRGLKRIDPNYRFPTCKSFYNIYHPFDPVAYRIEPMIVSDMEIEPMLIPHHKGRKRMHLELKESLTRMSTDLKNNLMGSLRTAWQSFTRLPIPALPPQAEGETAAKIQPLEKDAERVKVKKSKSLFWKNVLDWPKIMFFKFTQGDRTEEPYSPSKQDEEEHIKIGMLNGGRRIDYVLQEKPIESFNEYLFALQSHLCYWESEDTALLVLKEIYQALGIRLQNPQQY, encoded by the exons ATGATGGACATGGAGCCAGGCGCACAGGTTACCGATAACATCCCGGCAGATCATATAGGTGGTACTCGTCCAGAAGATGCAACGATCCTGGAGCAGGCAGAAGGAGACAGCGActccacaaaacaaaaattattagcAG GAGGGTCATGTCGTGTTTCAGAGCCTGACACAGAGAGCCAAGCTGCTAACTGCGCTCCAGAGCGAACTATGGACCCAGACATAGAGTCACAAAGCACCAGATCCCATTATACTATGTCCTGGGATCCTCAGCCCCAAGGTGAGCTCGCCAGTCCTGCAGGAGCAGAGCCAGCTGAAGCACTCAAGATCCAGACTCGAGACAACACTAATCCACTTGGCTCTCACCAGAGCAAACTGAATAATCACACTGACTCTTCAGCTAATGCACAAAGCCAACCGCAGACAGCACCTGAGCAG gTGACAAAGATGTCTGCAGGGGACCAGGCTGAAGCCTCTCCGTCTTCCACCAGCTCTTTTGAAATCATTGACATGGACACCGTGCTGTCCCAGTATGAACCTGTCCAGCCCCACTGGTTCTATTGCAAGCGGACAGACTCCAAAGACACCTGGCTGCCGTTCAGCAGGGCAGATTCTCAGAAGCTCGAGGAAGCTTATAACTCCG GGGAGGACCCAAAGAGTATAGTCGTTGCCACAGAGGGGGAGCGGTATGATGTGCATCTGGCAGAGAGGATGCAGTACCCGGTCTACTGGGAGCAAGCAGCTACGGAGGTCAGGAGGTGCAGGTGGTTTTATAAAGGAGACAAAGATAGCAAGTTCCTCCCCTACCCTGAGGACTTCAGTGAGCAGTTAGAG GAGGTGTACATGATTGCAGTGACACTGGATGAGTGGAAGAAGAAGCTGGAGTTTCCTACAGGAGAGACAGTTATTCTGCACAACCCAAAG CTAATAATGCAGTACCAGTCAATTGGGCTGCAGGAAGATTGGGTGTCTTCTCCCCCAGAGCAGACTGGTCCCAGGACCGTGAAGCGGGGGATTGAGAACATTGCTGTCGAAATCCCTGAAG gagaaCCTGAACAAGTGGACCACTTAGTCTTCATGGTTCATGGAATCGGGCCAGCCTGTGATCTTCGTTTTAGAAGCATCATTCAGTGTG TGAATGACTTCCGGAGTGCATCTCTCAGCCTGCTGCAAACACACTTCAGGAAAGCGCACGAAGAGGAGCTGGTCGGCCGGGTGGAGTTCCTTCCTGTCAACTGGCACAGCGCCCTTCACGGGGATGCCACAGGAGTCGACAG TGACATTCAAAGGATAACGCTGCCTAGCATCAGCAGACTGCGGCACTTCACCAATGACACGCTGCTGGACCTGTTCTTCTATAATAGCCCCACCTACGCCCAGACCATCGTGGACACGGTCTCCTCGGAGGTGAACCGCCTCCACAGCCTCTTCCTCCAGAGGAACCCGCAATTCAGAGGGGCCGTGTCTGTGGCAGGGCACAGCCTAG GTTCTCTGATCCTCTTTGACCTTCTAACTAACCAAAAGTGTACTCAAGACATTAGTAGCACTGAAGAG GTGAAAGTAAGAAGTGCCTTTCGCAGAGATGAAGCTCAAAGCCTTGATGAAGCTCTTCAGAAGATGGGGCTGTCGGAGTATATCAGTGTATTCAGAAAAGAGCAGCTGGACATGGGGTCCCTG GCCTTGTGTTCAGAGAGCGATTTAAAGGAAATTGGAGTTCCTCTGGGACccagaaaaaaaatcctcagcTTTATGAAGAAAAGAGCTCTTCAGCAG GAGAGCAGTGTAAAAGCCCAGCTGCAGACGGACAGTCTCCAGGGACCCAGAGTAGAGTGTGGCTCCCTGGAGTCTGAGGCACTCAGCACAGGGGGGAACCCGCCCATCCTGAGACCCCTCTCCAGCAGCAGCGTCAGCCCAGTGGACTATGAGTACTTTGATGTGGGGATCGGACAG CTGAACTTGGGAACTGGCACAGGGCAG GTTTCCATCAGTTACCCCCAACTGGCTTTTGAACCTCAGACCTTCTTTGCCTTTGGCTCGCCCATTGGCATGTTCCTTACAGTGCGGGGGCTCAAGAGAATCGACCCCAACTATAGGTTCCCTACCTGCAAGAGCTTCTACAACATTTACCATCCT tTTGACCCAGTGGCCTACAGAATTGAGCCGATGATTGTCTCTGACATGGAGATCGAACCCATGCTGATACCGCATCACAAAGGCAGGAAAAGAATGCACCTTG AGCTGAAGGAAAGCCTGACTCGTATGAGCACAGACTTGAAGAACAACTTGATGGGCTCTTTGCGTACAGCCTGGCAGTCCTTCACCCGGCTCCCCATCCCTGCACTGCCCCCGCAGGCAGAGGGAGAAACTGCAGCCAAGATCCAACCCCTGGAAAAAGACG CAGAAAGGGTTAAAGTGAAAAAGTCCAAGTCTCTTTTTTGGAAAAATGTACTGGACTGgcctaaaataatgttttttaaattcaccCAAG GCGATAGAACAGAAGAGCCCTACAGCCCCTCGAAGCAGGACGAAGAAGAGCATATAAAGATTGGGATGCTGAACGGAGGCCGACGCATTGACTATGTCCTGCAAGAGAAACCCATCGAGAGTTTTAATGAGTATCTGTTTGCGCTCCAGAGTCACCTCTGCTACTG GGAATCTGAAGATACAGCTTTGCTAGTCCTCAAGGAGATCTACCAGGCCCTGGGAATCCGCTTGCAGAACCCTCAGCAATATTAA
- the LOC121302334 gene encoding phospholipase DDHD2-like isoform X5, giving the protein MDPDIESQSTRSHYTMSWDPQPQGELASPAGAEPAEALKIQTRDNTNPLGSHQSKLNNHTDSSANAQSQPQTAPEQVTKMSAGDQAEASPSSTSSFEIIDMDTVLSQYEPVQPHWFYCKRTDSKDTWLPFSRADSQKLEEAYNSGEDPKSIVVATEGERYDVHLAERMQYPVYWEQAATEVRRCRWFYKGDKDSKFLPYPEDFSEQLEEVYMIAVTLDEWKKKLEFPTGETVILHNPKLIMQYQSIGLQEDWVSSPPEQTGPRTVKRGIENIAVEIPEGEPEQVDHLVFMVHGIGPACDLRFRSIIQCVNDFRSASLSLLQTHFRKAHEEELVGRVEFLPVNWHSALHGDATGVDSDIQRITLPSISRLRHFTNDTLLDLFFYNSPTYAQTIVDTVSSEVNRLHSLFLQRNPQFRGAVSVAGHSLGSLILFDLLTNQKCTQDISSTEEVKVRSAFRRDEAQSLDEALQKMGLSEYISVFRKEQLDMGSLALCSESDLKEIGVPLGPRKKILSFMKKRALQQESSVKAQLQTDSLQGPRVECGSLESEALSTGGNPPILRPLSSSSVSPVDYEYFDVGIGQLNLGTGTGQVSISYPQLAFEPQTFFAFGSPIGMFLTVRGLKRIDPNYRFPTCKSFYNIYHPFDPVAYRIEPMIVSDMEIEPMLIPHHKGRKRMHLELKESLTRMSTDLKNNLMGSLRTAWQSFTRLPIPALPPQAEGETAAKIQPLEKDAERVKVKKSKSLFWKNVLDWPKIMFFKFTQGDRTEEPYSPSKQDEEEHIKIGMLNGGRRIDYVLQEKPIESFNEYLFALQSHLCYWESEDTALLVLKEIYQALGIRLQNPQQY; this is encoded by the exons ATGGACCCAGACATAGAGTCACAAAGCACCAGATCCCATTATACTATGTCCTGGGATCCTCAGCCCCAAGGTGAGCTCGCCAGTCCTGCAGGAGCAGAGCCAGCTGAAGCACTCAAGATCCAGACTCGAGACAACACTAATCCACTTGGCTCTCACCAGAGCAAACTGAATAATCACACTGACTCTTCAGCTAATGCACAAAGCCAACCGCAGACAGCACCTGAGCAG gTGACAAAGATGTCTGCAGGGGACCAGGCTGAAGCCTCTCCGTCTTCCACCAGCTCTTTTGAAATCATTGACATGGACACCGTGCTGTCCCAGTATGAACCTGTCCAGCCCCACTGGTTCTATTGCAAGCGGACAGACTCCAAAGACACCTGGCTGCCGTTCAGCAGGGCAGATTCTCAGAAGCTCGAGGAAGCTTATAACTCCG GGGAGGACCCAAAGAGTATAGTCGTTGCCACAGAGGGGGAGCGGTATGATGTGCATCTGGCAGAGAGGATGCAGTACCCGGTCTACTGGGAGCAAGCAGCTACGGAGGTCAGGAGGTGCAGGTGGTTTTATAAAGGAGACAAAGATAGCAAGTTCCTCCCCTACCCTGAGGACTTCAGTGAGCAGTTAGAG GAGGTGTACATGATTGCAGTGACACTGGATGAGTGGAAGAAGAAGCTGGAGTTTCCTACAGGAGAGACAGTTATTCTGCACAACCCAAAG CTAATAATGCAGTACCAGTCAATTGGGCTGCAGGAAGATTGGGTGTCTTCTCCCCCAGAGCAGACTGGTCCCAGGACCGTGAAGCGGGGGATTGAGAACATTGCTGTCGAAATCCCTGAAG gagaaCCTGAACAAGTGGACCACTTAGTCTTCATGGTTCATGGAATCGGGCCAGCCTGTGATCTTCGTTTTAGAAGCATCATTCAGTGTG TGAATGACTTCCGGAGTGCATCTCTCAGCCTGCTGCAAACACACTTCAGGAAAGCGCACGAAGAGGAGCTGGTCGGCCGGGTGGAGTTCCTTCCTGTCAACTGGCACAGCGCCCTTCACGGGGATGCCACAGGAGTCGACAG TGACATTCAAAGGATAACGCTGCCTAGCATCAGCAGACTGCGGCACTTCACCAATGACACGCTGCTGGACCTGTTCTTCTATAATAGCCCCACCTACGCCCAGACCATCGTGGACACGGTCTCCTCGGAGGTGAACCGCCTCCACAGCCTCTTCCTCCAGAGGAACCCGCAATTCAGAGGGGCCGTGTCTGTGGCAGGGCACAGCCTAG GTTCTCTGATCCTCTTTGACCTTCTAACTAACCAAAAGTGTACTCAAGACATTAGTAGCACTGAAGAG GTGAAAGTAAGAAGTGCCTTTCGCAGAGATGAAGCTCAAAGCCTTGATGAAGCTCTTCAGAAGATGGGGCTGTCGGAGTATATCAGTGTATTCAGAAAAGAGCAGCTGGACATGGGGTCCCTG GCCTTGTGTTCAGAGAGCGATTTAAAGGAAATTGGAGTTCCTCTGGGACccagaaaaaaaatcctcagcTTTATGAAGAAAAGAGCTCTTCAGCAG GAGAGCAGTGTAAAAGCCCAGCTGCAGACGGACAGTCTCCAGGGACCCAGAGTAGAGTGTGGCTCCCTGGAGTCTGAGGCACTCAGCACAGGGGGGAACCCGCCCATCCTGAGACCCCTCTCCAGCAGCAGCGTCAGCCCAGTGGACTATGAGTACTTTGATGTGGGGATCGGACAG CTGAACTTGGGAACTGGCACAGGGCAG GTTTCCATCAGTTACCCCCAACTGGCTTTTGAACCTCAGACCTTCTTTGCCTTTGGCTCGCCCATTGGCATGTTCCTTACAGTGCGGGGGCTCAAGAGAATCGACCCCAACTATAGGTTCCCTACCTGCAAGAGCTTCTACAACATTTACCATCCT tTTGACCCAGTGGCCTACAGAATTGAGCCGATGATTGTCTCTGACATGGAGATCGAACCCATGCTGATACCGCATCACAAAGGCAGGAAAAGAATGCACCTTG AGCTGAAGGAAAGCCTGACTCGTATGAGCACAGACTTGAAGAACAACTTGATGGGCTCTTTGCGTACAGCCTGGCAGTCCTTCACCCGGCTCCCCATCCCTGCACTGCCCCCGCAGGCAGAGGGAGAAACTGCAGCCAAGATCCAACCCCTGGAAAAAGACG CAGAAAGGGTTAAAGTGAAAAAGTCCAAGTCTCTTTTTTGGAAAAATGTACTGGACTGgcctaaaataatgttttttaaattcaccCAAG GCGATAGAACAGAAGAGCCCTACAGCCCCTCGAAGCAGGACGAAGAAGAGCATATAAAGATTGGGATGCTGAACGGAGGCCGACGCATTGACTATGTCCTGCAAGAGAAACCCATCGAGAGTTTTAATGAGTATCTGTTTGCGCTCCAGAGTCACCTCTGCTACTG GGAATCTGAAGATACAGCTTTGCTAGTCCTCAAGGAGATCTACCAGGCCCTGGGAATCCGCTTGCAGAACCCTCAGCAATATTAA